TTGTAATGGTGGATGCCATGATGTACCCAAAGCACCTTGAAAAAATTCTTTGGTGGTTTGAAGGCGTGTACCATGTAGTGCACCCAAAGGTATGAGGCGTATCCCATCAGAAATCCGGGAAGAAACCCATATACCAGGTTGCCCATGATCAACCAGTACAGTCCAAAGAAAAGTGCACTGATCACGATGCTCAATGGCGGTGGCATGGCCAGCCTGTCTTTATCTTTTGGATAGTCATGGTGAACGCCATGTACGGTGTAGGCAAATTTCTCCTGTTTGTCCGTTTTGGGCTGCAGGTGAAATAAAAACCTGTGCATGATGTATTCAATCAATGTGAATGCCAGAAGTCCAGCCACGAATAATAATGGTGTATTCACAGCATTGATGTATCCCTGGTTGATCCCGTAGACGATCAAAATAGTGGAAATAGTGCTAAACAAAATCAAGGGAATGGCAATGTGCGTTCTGGTGAGTCTTTCCAGAACTGGATTTTTGAATAGCGCTTTGGTCCCTTTTGTATGAGGTTTGTTCTTAAGTTCCATACCTTATCAGCCGATTTGCTGCAAAGTTAATTTTAAAATGATAAATGAAAAGTATTTCACAAGAGTGTTGAGACACTGTTTTTAGTGTTTTCCATAGTCTGCACATAAAACCGCTCATATAGCGGTAAAATATTAGTTACGTCAAAATCCTTGGCTCGGTTGAGCGCACCTTCTTTAAATTTTCCGAGGTTAGCATCATCCAGAATGTGTATGGCATGCTCGGCCATGGTTTTGGTATCTCCTACCTCACAGACAAAACCGGAAGTACCGTGCAGGTTGAGCTCGGGAAGCCCACCGGCGTTGGTAGAAATGACCGGGACCTGACAGGCCATAGCCTCCAGCGCCGCCAGTCCGAAACTTTCCTTTTCAGAAGTCATAAGAAAGAGGTCTGATACGGAGAGCACCTCCTCTACGGCCTCCAGTTTCCCCAGAAAGCGCACATCGTCTATGTTGCACATGCTTCTGCAGAGCTCTTCCATGGTATGGCGCTCAGGACCGTCACCAACCATGAGCAGCTTGGAAGGGATGACTTTGCGCACCCTGTTGAAAACATCAATGACGTCCTGTACCCTTTTTACCTTTCGGAAATTGGAGGTATGAACGATGAGCTTTTCATCGAGTGGACAAATGGCCTTTTTGAAATGATCCTTTTTTTGCTTTTTGAAGCGCTCCAGGTCTATGAAGTTGGGGATGACCGCTATCTCACGTGTGATGTCAAAATGCTCCAGAGTGTCTTTTCGCAGGTCTTCAGAAACAGCTGTGACACCATCCGACTGGTTGATAGAGAAAGTAACCACGGGTTCGTAGGTGGCATCTTTGCCCACCAATGTAATGTCTGTACCGTGTAGGGTAGTGATCACCGGGATCACGATACCCTTGGTCTTCAGAATCTGCTTGGCCATATAGGCAGCAGACGCATGAGGAATGGCATAATGAACATGGAGAATGTCAATTTTTTCGTGCTCCACCACATCCACCATTTTACTGGCCAGGGCCAACTCATATGGCGGGTAGTCAAACAAGGGATAGGATTTCACAGAGACCTCATGATAATAGAGGTTTTCACTAAAGAAATCGAGCCGGGTGGGCTGCGAATAGGTGATAAAATGAATTTCGTGACCTTCTTTGGCCAGGGCCTTTCCCAATTCCGTAGCCACTACACCACTCCCACCGTAGGTGGGATAACAGACAATTCCTATT
The DNA window shown above is from Marinoscillum sp. 108 and carries:
- a CDS encoding sterol desaturase family protein → MELKNKPHTKGTKALFKNPVLERLTRTHIAIPLILFSTISTILIVYGINQGYINAVNTPLLFVAGLLAFTLIEYIMHRFLFHLQPKTDKQEKFAYTVHGVHHDYPKDKDRLAMPPPLSIVISALFFGLYWLIMGNLVYGFLPGFLMGYASYLWVHYMVHAFKPPKNFFKVLWVHHGIHHYKDQHNAFGVSSPLWDVVFGTMPKK
- the bshA gene encoding N-acetyl-alpha-D-glucosaminyl L-malate synthase BshA → MKIGIVCYPTYGGSGVVATELGKALAKEGHEIHFITYSQPTRLDFFSENLYYHEVSVKSYPLFDYPPYELALASKMVDVVEHEKIDILHVHYAIPHASAAYMAKQILKTKGIVIPVITTLHGTDITLVGKDATYEPVVTFSINQSDGVTAVSEDLRKDTLEHFDITREIAVIPNFIDLERFKKQKKDHFKKAICPLDEKLIVHTSNFRKVKRVQDVIDVFNRVRKVIPSKLLMVGDGPERHTMEELCRSMCNIDDVRFLGKLEAVEEVLSVSDLFLMTSEKESFGLAALEAMACQVPVISTNAGGLPELNLHGTSGFVCEVGDTKTMAEHAIHILDDANLGKFKEGALNRAKDFDVTNILPLYERFYVQTMENTKNSVSTLL